The following are encoded in a window of Panthera leo isolate Ple1 chromosome B2, P.leo_Ple1_pat1.1, whole genome shotgun sequence genomic DNA:
- the TUBB gene encoding tubulin beta chain, with product MREIVHIQAGQCGNQIGAKFWEVISDEHGIDPTGTYHGDSDLQLDRISVYYNEATGGKYVPRAILVDLEPGTMDSVRSGPFGQIFRPDNFVFGQSGAGNNWAKGHYTEGAELVDSVLDVVRKEAESCDCLQGFQLTHSLGGGTGSGMGTLLISKIREEYPDRIMNTFSVVPSPKVSDTVVEPYNATLSVHQLVENTDETYCIDNEALYDICFRTLKLTTPTYGDLNHLVSATMSGVTTCLRFPGQLNADLRKLAVNMVPFPRLHFFMPGFAPLTSRGSQQYRALTVPELTQQVFDAKNMMAACDPRHGRYLTVAAVFRGRMSMKEVDEQMLNVQNKNSSYFVEWIPNNVKTAVCDIPPRGLKMAVTFIGNSTAIQELFKRISEQFTAMFRRKAFLHWYTGEGMDEMEFTEAESNMNDLVSEYQQYQDATAEEEEDFGEEAEEEA from the exons TTCTGGGAGGTAATCAGTGATGAACATGGCATTGACCCCACCGGTACCTACCACGGTGACAGCGACCTGCAGCTGGACCGCATCTCCGTGTACTATAATGAAGCTACAG GTGGCAAATATGTTCCTCGTGCTATCTTGGTGGATCTAGAACCAGGGACCATGGACTCTGTTCGCTCAGGTCCTTTTGGGCAGATATTCAGACCAGACAACTTTGTTTTCG GTCAGTCTGGGGCAGGCAACAACTGGGCCAAGGGCCACTACACAGAGGGGGCTGAGCTGGTTGACTCAGTCTTGGATGTGGTACGGAAGGAGGCCGAGAGCTGTGACTGCCTGCAGGGCTTCCAGCTGACCCACTCACTGGGTGGGGGCACAGGCTCTGGAATGGGCACCTTGCTCATCAGCAAGATCCGAGAAGAATATCCTGACCGCATCATGAACACCTTCAGCGTGGTACCTTCACCCAAAGTGTCTGACACTGTGGTTGAGCCCTACAATGCCACCCTCTCCGTCCATCAATTGGTAGAGAACACAGATGAGACCTACTGCATTGACAACGAGGCCCTTTATGACATCTGCTTCCGCACTCTCAAGCTGACCACTCCAACCTACGGGGACCTGAACCACCTTGTTTCAGCCACCATGAGCGGTGTCACCACCTGCCTTCGCTTCCCTGGTCAGCTCAATGCAGACCTCCGCAAGCTGGCAGTTAACATGGTGCCCTTCCCACGTCTCCACTTCTTTATGCCTGGCTTTGCACCTCTGACCAGCCGTGGAAGCCAGCAGTATCGGGCCCTTACTGTGCCTGAACTCACCCAGCAGGTCTTCGATGCCAAGAACATGATGGCTGCCTGTGACCCCCGCCATGGCCGTTACCTCACTGTAGCTGCTGTCTTCCGTGGGCGGATGTCCATGAAGGAGGTAGATGAGCAGATGCTCAATGTGCAAAACAAGAATAGCAGCTACTTCGTGGAATGGATCCCCAACAATGTCAAGACGGCTGTCTGTGACATCCCACCCCGTGGCCTCAAGATGGCAGTCACCTTCATCGGCAACAGCACGGCCATCCAGGAGCTCTTCAAGCGCATCTCAGAGCAATTCACGGCCATGTTCCGGCGCAAGGCCTTCCTCCACTGGTACACAGGTGAGGGCATGGACGAGATGGAGTTCACTGAAGCTGAGAGCAACATGAACGACCTTGTCTCTGAGTACCAGCAGTACCAGGATGCCACCGCAGAAGAAGAAGAGGATTTTGGCGAGGAGGCTGAAGAGGAGGCCTAA